TGATCTTTAAAACTGAGCTTCCGCCGCCTGCAATTATCCTTTTTCGCTTTTCAGAAGAAGTGCCAGCTGAAAAGATTAACGCAATTAATGCAATACTAAACATGCCGGAAGAAAAGATTCTGAATCATTTTATTGTTGCAAGTGAAAATAAAATTCGTATCCGTCCTTTACAAAAATTAAACTCATAAGGCT
This window of the Sphingobacteriaceae bacterium genome carries:
- a CDS encoding DUF5615 family PIN-like protein encodes the protein MKFLVDENVGFTVIKYLRDKGFDVKSITELFPSRDDVFIIKTAYKEERIIITNDKDFGYLIFKTELPPPAIILFRFSEEVPAEKINAINAILNMPEEKILNHFIVASENKIRIRPLQKLNS